A window from Bubalus kerabau isolate K-KA32 ecotype Philippines breed swamp buffalo chromosome 5, PCC_UOA_SB_1v2, whole genome shotgun sequence encodes these proteins:
- the LHX9 gene encoding LIM/homeobox protein Lhx9 isoform X2, whose protein sequence is MEIVGCRAEDSSCPFRPPAMLFHGISGGHIQGIMEEMERRSKSEARLAKGAQLNGRDAGMPPLSPEKPALCAGCGGKIADRYYLLAVDKQWHLRCLKCCECKLALESELTCFAKDGSIYCKEDYYRRFSVQRCARCHLGISASEMVMRARDSVYHLSCFTCSTCNKTLTTGDHFGMKDSLVYCRAHFETLLQGEYPPQLSYTELAAKSGGLALPYFNGTGTVQKGRPRKRKSPALGVDIVNYNSGCNENEADHLDRDQQPYPPSQKTKRMRTSFKHHQLRTMKSYFAINHNPDAKDLKQLAQKTGLTKRVLQVWFQNARAKFRRNLLRQENGGVDKADGTSLPAPPSADSGALSPPGTATTLTDLTNPSITVVTAVTSNMDSHESASPSQTTLTNLF, encoded by the exons ATGGAAATAGTGGGGTGCCGAGCCGAAGACAGCTCGTGTCCTTTCCGCCCCCCAGCCATGCTCTTCCACGGGATCTCTGGAGGCCACATCCAAGGCATCATGGAAGAGATGGAGCGCAGATCCAAGAGCGAGGCCCGCCTGGCCAAAGGCGCCCAGCTCAACGGCCGCGACGCG GGCATGCCCCCGCTGAGCCCGGAGAAGCCCGCCCTGTGCGCTGGCTGCGGGGGCAAGATCGCCGACAGGTACTACCTGCTGGCCGTGGACAAGCAGTGGCACCTGAGGTGCCTGAAGTGCTGTGAATGTAAGCTGGCGCTCGAGTCCGAGCTCACCTGCTTCGCCAAGGACGGCAGCATTTACTGCAAGGAGGATTACTACAG AAGGTTCTCTGTGCAGAGATGTGCCCGCTGCCACCTCGGCATCTCCGCCTCCGAGATGGTCATGCGCGCCCGAGACTCTGTCTACCACCTGAGCTGTTTCACCTGCTCCACGTGCAACAAGACCCTGACCACGGGCGACCATTTTGGCATGAAGGACAGCCTGGTGTACTGCCGCGCCCACTTCGAGACCCTCTTGCAAGGAGAGTATCCGCCGCAGCTGAGCTACACCGAGCTGGCGGCCAAGAGCGGCGGCTTGGCCCTGCCTTACTTCAATGGCACGGGCACCGTGCAGAAGGGGCGGCCCCGGAAACGGAAGAGCCCAGCGCTGGGGGTGGACATCGTCAATTACAACTCAG GTTGTAACGAGAATGAGGCCGACCACTTGGACCGGGATCAGCAGCCTTACCCGCCCTCGCAGAAGACCAAGCGCATGCGCACCTCCTTCAAGCATCACCAGCTGCGGACCATGAAATCCTACTTCGCCATCAACCACAACCCGGACGCCAAGGACCTCAAGCAACTTGCTCAGAAGACGGGCCTGACCAAAAGAGTTTTGCAG GTTTGGTTCCAAAACGCACGAGCCAAATTCAGAAGGAACCTTTTGCGGCAGGAGAATGGGGGTGTTGATAAAGCCGATGGCACGTCGCTTCCGGCCCCGCCCTCGGCAGACAGCGGCGCGCTCAGTCCACCGGGCACTGCGACCACTTTAACAGACCTGACCAATCCCTCTATCACTGTAGTGACAGCCGTGACCTCTAACATGGACAGCCACGAGTCCGCGAGCCCCTCGCAAACTACCTTAACGAACCTTTTCTAA
- the LHX9 gene encoding LIM/homeobox protein Lhx9 isoform X1 gives MEIVGCRAEDSSCPFRPPAMLFHGISGGHIQGIMEEMERRSKSEARLAKGAQLNGRDAGMPPLSPEKPALCAGCGGKIADRYYLLAVDKQWHLRCLKCCECKLALESELTCFAKDGSIYCKEDYYRRFSVQRCARCHLGISASEMVMRARDSVYHLSCFTCSTCNKTLTTGDHFGMKDSLVYCRAHFETLLQGEYPPQLSYTELAAKSGGLALPYFNGTGTVQKGRPRKRKSPALGVDIVNYNSGCNENEADHLDRDQQPYPPSQKTKRMRTSFKHHQLRTMKSYFAINHNPDAKDLKQLAQKTGLTKRVLQGEQILGHYSQTSRRLKIP, from the exons ATGGAAATAGTGGGGTGCCGAGCCGAAGACAGCTCGTGTCCTTTCCGCCCCCCAGCCATGCTCTTCCACGGGATCTCTGGAGGCCACATCCAAGGCATCATGGAAGAGATGGAGCGCAGATCCAAGAGCGAGGCCCGCCTGGCCAAAGGCGCCCAGCTCAACGGCCGCGACGCG GGCATGCCCCCGCTGAGCCCGGAGAAGCCCGCCCTGTGCGCTGGCTGCGGGGGCAAGATCGCCGACAGGTACTACCTGCTGGCCGTGGACAAGCAGTGGCACCTGAGGTGCCTGAAGTGCTGTGAATGTAAGCTGGCGCTCGAGTCCGAGCTCACCTGCTTCGCCAAGGACGGCAGCATTTACTGCAAGGAGGATTACTACAG AAGGTTCTCTGTGCAGAGATGTGCCCGCTGCCACCTCGGCATCTCCGCCTCCGAGATGGTCATGCGCGCCCGAGACTCTGTCTACCACCTGAGCTGTTTCACCTGCTCCACGTGCAACAAGACCCTGACCACGGGCGACCATTTTGGCATGAAGGACAGCCTGGTGTACTGCCGCGCCCACTTCGAGACCCTCTTGCAAGGAGAGTATCCGCCGCAGCTGAGCTACACCGAGCTGGCGGCCAAGAGCGGCGGCTTGGCCCTGCCTTACTTCAATGGCACGGGCACCGTGCAGAAGGGGCGGCCCCGGAAACGGAAGAGCCCAGCGCTGGGGGTGGACATCGTCAATTACAACTCAG GTTGTAACGAGAATGAGGCCGACCACTTGGACCGGGATCAGCAGCCTTACCCGCCCTCGCAGAAGACCAAGCGCATGCGCACCTCCTTCAAGCATCACCAGCTGCGGACCATGAAATCCTACTTCGCCATCAACCACAACCCGGACGCCAAGGACCTCAAGCAACTTGCTCAGAAGACGGGCCTGACCAAAAGAGTTTTGCAG GGAGAACAAATCTTGGGGCATTACAGCCAAACATCCCGACGTTTGAAAATTCCCTAA